Proteins encoded together in one Prunus dulcis chromosome 3, ALMONDv2, whole genome shotgun sequence window:
- the LOC117621481 gene encoding uncharacterized protein LOC117621481, with protein MPPRNKDSKGRIIHASKSQDQDCYEGERLDRLLQSIQRKIESARLDSNCLPEKMWFKQQFAIGVNEVTRVLERMPPVTPMVAPSLASNRTKAPYIGLQAVLIASDCNPRWLSKHLPSLALSRKVPLIFLKDNKGASLRLGQLVQLKTAIAIGVKAKGNAINQLIEEILRGNTIQLGIERLNSTPMLTTAHGQVQR; from the exons ATGCCACCCAGAAACAAAGACTCTAAAGGGCGCATCATCCACGCTTCCAAGTCTCAAGACCAAGA TTGCTATGAAGGGGAACGTCTCGACCGTCTGCTCCAATCAATTCAGAG AAAGATAGAGTCAGCAAGACTTGATAGCAATTGTTTACCCGAAAAGATGTGGTTCAAG CAACAATTTGCAATAGGGGTGAATGAAGTCACTCGTGTCCTTGAACGCATGCCACCAGTGACACCAATGGTGGCGCCAAGCTTAGCTTCTAATCGTACTAAAGCACCATACATTGGGCTTCAGGCTGTTCTGATAGCTTCTGATTGCAATCCACGATGGCTGTCAAAGCATCTGCCAAGCTTGGCCCTGTCAAGGAAGGTCCCCTTGATCTTTCTCAAAGATAACAAGGGAGCTTCTTTAAGATTGGGTCAACTTGTTCAACTTAAAACCGCCATTGCCATTGGAGTTAAG GCCAAAGGAAATGCCATCAATCAACTTATTGAGGAAATTCTCCGCGGCAATACAATTCAACTCGGAATTGAACGCCTCAACTCGACTCCAATGCTTACAACAGCACATGGACAAGTCCAGAGATGA
- the LOC117621480 gene encoding protein translocase subunit SecA, chloroplastic, translating to MAATHLCESPLVKHHHPCVSLSPLCSSKLSHTLLDLKKSHLATFSFGGKTFQMPKTSRMASRRRRRMQAVASLGGLLGGIFKGTDTGESTRQQYASTVSVINGLEAQMSALSDSELREKTRLFQERAKQGESLDSLLPEAFAVIREASKRVLGLRPFDVQLIGGMVLHKGEIAEMRTGEGKTLVAILPAYLNALIGKGVHVVTVNDYLARRDCEWVGQVPRFLGLKVGLIQQNMTSEQRRENYLCDITYVTNSELGFDYLRDNLATSVEELVLRNFNYCVIDEVDSILIDEARTPLIISGPAEKPSDQYYKAAKIAAVFEREIHYTVDEKQKTVLLTEQGYEDSEEILGVKDLYDPREQWASYVLNAIKAKELFLRDVNYIIRGKEVLIVDEFTGRVMQGRRWSDGLHQAVEAKEGLPIQNETVTLASISYQNFFLQFPKLCGMTGTAATESTEFESIYKLKVTIVPTNKPMIRKDESDVVFRATTGKWRAVVVEISRMHKTGRPVLVGTTSVEQSDSLSEQLQEVGIPHEVLNAKPENVEREAEIVAQSGRLGAVTIATNMAGRGTDIILGGNAEFMARLKLREMLMPRVVKLTEGGYVSVKKLPPKKTWKVNENLFPCKLSNEKTKLAEEAVKLAVDTWGQRSLTELEAEERLSYSCEKAPAQDPVIAKLRSAFLEIVREYKVYTEEERKKVVSAGGLHVVGTERHESRRVDNQLRGRTGRQGDPGSSRFFLSLEDNIFRIFGGDRIQGLMRAFRVEDLPIESKMLTKALDEAQRKVENYFFDIRKQLFEFDEVLNSQRDRVYTERRRALESDNLQSLIIEYAELTMDDILEANIGSDASKESWDLEKLIKKLQQYCYLLNDLTPDLLRSKCSSYEDLQDYLRRRGREAYLQKRDIIESKAPGLTKDAERFLVLSNIDRLWKEHLQALKFVQQAVGLRGYAQRDPLIEYKLEGYNLFLEMMAQIRRNVIYSIYQFQPVLVKKDQDQRENKSSTEVVTNGRGNNNPDPVDAIESSSAAATPQSSA from the exons ATGGCGGCGACACATCTGTGTGAGTCTCCTCTGGTGAAGCATCATCACCCTTGTGTTTCACTGTCACCCCTGTGCTCTTCTAAGCTTTCCCATACCCTCCTAGACCTCAAAAAGTCCCACTTGGCTACCTTTTCTTTCGGCGGAAAAACCTTTCAAATGCCCAAAACATCAAGAATGGCAAGTCGAAGAAGGCGACGAATGCAAGCAGTGGCTTCGTTGGGAGGTTTGTTAGGTGGGATTTTCAAAGGGACTGACACTGGCGAGTCCACGAGGCAGCAGTATGCTTCCACCGTGTCTGTCATCAATGGCTTGGAAGCTCAGATGTCTGCACTCTCCGATTCTGAGCTGAGAGAAAAGACACGGCTCTTTCAAGAACGTGCCAAGCAGGGCGAGTCTTTGGATTCTCTTTTACCT GAAGCATTCGCTGTCATAAGAGAGGCTTCGAAGAGGGTTTTAGGCCTTCGTCCCTTTGATGTCCAACTCATAG GTGGCATGGTTCTTCATAAGGGGGAAATAGCTGAAATGAGAACCGGAGAAGGAAAAACCCTTGTTGCTATCTTACCAGCTTATTTGAATGCATTAATTGGAAAAGGTGTTCATGTTGTTACTGTCAATGATTATCTGGCCCGGCGGGATTGTGAGTGGGTTGGTCAAGTTCCTCGTTTCCTTGGATTGAAGGTTGGCCTAATCCAGC AGAATATGACAAGTGAACAAAGAAGGGAGAATTACTTATGTGACATCACATACGTTACCAACAGTGAGCTTGGTTTTGATTACTTGAGAGATAATCTGGCCACG AGTGTTGAGGAGCTTGTCTTGAGGAACTTCAACTACTGTGTAATTGATGAGGTTGATTCCATCCTCATTGATGAAGCAAGGACACCTCTCATAATATCTGGACCTGCAGAAAAACCTAGCGATCAGTATTATAAAGCTGCAAAGATTGCCGCAGTCTTTGAGCGAGAGATACATTACACT GTGGatgaaaagcaaaaaacaGTTCTGCTCACAGAACAGGGTTATGAAGACTCTGAAGAGATTCTGGGTGTAAAAGATTTATATGATCCCCGAGAACAGTGGGCATCTTATGTTCTGAATGCAATAAAAGCGAAAGAACTCTTTCTTAGAGATGTAAACTATATCATTCGTGGCAAAGAGGTTCTTATTGTTGATGAGTTTACAGGTCGAGTTATGCAG GGGAGGCGATGGAGTGATGGACTTCACCAAGCGGTTGAAGCAAAAGAAGGTCTGCCAATTCAAAATGAAACTGTAACACTGGCTTCAATTAGCtaccaaaatttctttctcCAG TTCCCGAAACTTTGTGGGATGACTGGCACTGCAGCAACTGAAAGCACAGAATTTGAAAGCATATACAAGCTTAAAGTTACAATTGTGCCAACAAACAAGCCTATGATTAGAAAG GATGAGTCCGATGTAGTTTTCAGGGCAACTACAGGAAAATGGCGGGCAGTTGTAGTAGAGATTTCTAGAATGCACAAGACAGGTCGTCCTGTACTTGTTGGCACAACTAGTGTTGAGCAGAGTGACTCGTTGTCTGAGCAGTTGCAAGAAGTTGGAATTCCCCATGAG GTTCTCAATGCAAAACCAGAGAATGTGGAAAGGGAAGCAGAAATTGTAGCCCAAAGTGGTCGTCTAGGGGCAGTGACCATTGCGACCAATATGGCAGGTCGAGGAACTGACATTATCCTTGGGGGGAATGCTGAATTTATGGCAAGGTTGAAGCTTCGGGAGATGCTTATGCCAAG AGTTGTTAAGCTAACTGAAGGCGGTTATGTGTCAGTGAAAAAACTTCCCCCAAAGAAAACATGGAAG GTGAATGAAAACCTATTTCCGTGCAAACTGTCCAATGAAAAGACCAAGTTGGCTGAGGAAGCTGTAAAGTTAGCTGTTGACACGTGGGGTCAGAGATCATTAACTGAGCTTGAAGCAGAGGAGCGTCTATCATATTCTTGTGAAAAG GCCCCTGCTCAGGATCCAGTCATAGCCAAACTGCGGAGTGCCTTTCTAGAAATTGTTAGAGAGTACAAGGTCTACACAgaggaagaaaggaagaag GTTGTGTCAGCTGGTGGGCTTCATGTTGTGGGGACAGAGCGCCATGAATCTCGCCGAGTTGATAATCAG CTGCGTGGTCGAACTGGCAGGCAGGGGGACCCTGGAAGTTCTCGCTTCTTCTTAAGTCTTGAAGATAACATCTTTCGAATATTTGGTGGAGACCGTATTCAG GGTTTAATGAGAGCTTTTAGAGTTGAGGACCTACCAATTGAGTCCAAGATGCTGACCAAAGCACTAGATGAAGCTCAACGGAAAGtggaaaattatttttttgacatCCGAAAGCAATTATTTGAGTTTGATGAAGTCTTAAACAGCCAAAGAGACCGTGTCTACACAGAAAGAAGACGGGCCCTTGAATCTGACAATCTCCAATCGCTTATAATTGAATATGCTGAACTAACAATGGATGATATCTTGGAG GCAAATATTGGTTCAGATGCTTCAAAAGAAAGCTGGGATCTTGAGAAGCTCATCAAGAAACTTCAACA ATATTGCTACCTATTGAATGATTTGACACCAGACTTGCTGAGGAGCAAGTGTTCAAGTTACGAGGATTTGCAGGACTACCTTCGTCGCCGTGGTCGTGAAGCATATTTGCAGAAAAGG GATATTATCGAGAGCAAAGCACCAGGCTTGACAAAGGATGCTGAAAGGTTCTTAGTTTTGAGCAATATTGATCGCTTGTGGAAGGAGCACTTACAAGCACTTAAGTTTGTTCAGCAAGCTGTGGGATTACGTGGATACGCACAAAGGGATCCACTTATTGAATATAAGCTTGAAGGCTACAATCTTTTCTTAGAGATGATGGCACAGATAAGAAGAAATGTTATATATTCCATATACCAG TTTCAACCGGTGCTGGTAAAGAAGGATCAAGACCAAAGAGAGAATAAGAGTTCAACAGAAGTTGTCACAAATGGTAGGGGTAATAATAACCCTGATCCAGTTGACGCCATTGAGTCTTCTTCAGCAGCTGCGACCCCACAATCTAGTGCTTGA